One region of Colius striatus isolate bColStr4 chromosome 4, bColStr4.1.hap1, whole genome shotgun sequence genomic DNA includes:
- the OTULINL gene encoding inactive ubiquitin thioesterase OTULINL isoform X2, which produces MWQKVKVQLILGMSFLVAVFWYCRRLYSFLAQLLKRWSNYLQRKLIRNLSVLAEVDLLGYSAREWKGETKQAKHMREAYEELFWSCHIKYLRQVRRDNYCVLRAVLFQIFSQGIPFPSWMKERDILKLPEKLLYSQGCNWIQQYGFGPERYTGPNVFGKLRKCMETLKTNWIEISATKDHEERGNLCNTLFSDENKEHRLYEAIKFIMLYEVVEAYEQIKNREEPVHNLFSLLLARDSSSDPLSFMMNHLNSIGDSLCLDQVELFLLGYLLEVKIRVYRLHRFNTEEFQVNYPDEYRREWNEISLLTEDDRYYHIPIYRT; this is translated from the exons ATGTGGCAAAAAGTGAAAGTGCAGCTGATATTAGGCATGTCTTTCCTCGTTGCTGTTTTTTGGTACTGCAGAAGGCTCTACAGCTTTTTAGCACAGCTACTGAAACG GTGGAGCAACTACCTTCAGAGAAAACTCATAA GGAATCTCAGTGTGCTGGCAGAAGTGGATCTACTTGGTTACAGTGCAAGAGAATggaaaggagaaacaaagcAGGCCAAACACATGAGGGAG GCATATGAAGAATTGTTTTGGAGCTGTCATATCAAATACTTGCGACAAGTCAGGAGGGACAACTACTGTGTGCTAAGAGCAGTACTTTTTCAGATATTCAGCCAAGGCATTCCTTTTCCATCATGGATGAAGGAGAGAGATATATTGAAG ctccctgaaAAGCTTTTGTATTCCCAAGGTTGCAACTGGATTCAGCAATATGGTTTTGGGCCAGAAAGATACACAGGTCCCAACGTCTTTGGTAAATTGCGCAAATGTATGGAGACATTAAAGACAAAT TGGATTGAAATCAGTGCTACTAAAGATCATGAAGAAAGAGGAAACCTGTGTAATACACTCTTTTCTGATGAGAACAAGGAGCACAGACTGTATGAGGCCATAAAATTCATCATGCTCTACGAAGTCGTTGAAGCCTATGAGCAGATAAAGAACAGGGAAGAGCCTGTACACAACCTTTTCAGCCTTCTCCTTGCTCGTGATTCTTCATCTGACCCTTTGAGTTTCATGATGAATCATCTGAACTCCATAGGTGACTCCCTTTGCCTAGACCAG GTTGAACTGTTTCTTCTTGGATACTTACTTGAAGTAAAGATAAGAGTTTACAGACTGCATAGGTTTAATACTGAGGAATTTCAAGTGAACTACCCAGATGAATACCGAAGGGAATGGAATGAGATTTCTCTGCTGACCGAGGATGACCGCTACTACCACATCCCCATTTACAGAACGTGA
- the OTULINL gene encoding inactive ubiquitin thioesterase OTULINL isoform X1 gives MHRRRDRKASENRDQLTKQEKRSRSNHSKRSVGRHEVQSWKTATKQSLCLMWQKVKVQLILGMSFLVAVFWYCRRLYSFLAQLLKRWSNYLQRKLIRNLSVLAEVDLLGYSAREWKGETKQAKHMREAYEELFWSCHIKYLRQVRRDNYCVLRAVLFQIFSQGIPFPSWMKERDILKLPEKLLYSQGCNWIQQYGFGPERYTGPNVFGKLRKCMETLKTNWIEISATKDHEERGNLCNTLFSDENKEHRLYEAIKFIMLYEVVEAYEQIKNREEPVHNLFSLLLARDSSSDPLSFMMNHLNSIGDSLCLDQVELFLLGYLLEVKIRVYRLHRFNTEEFQVNYPDEYRREWNEISLLTEDDRYYHIPIYRT, from the exons gaagGCATGAGGTGCAGTCCTGGAAAACGGCCACCAAGCAATCCTTGTGTCTCATGTGGCAAAAAGTGAAAGTGCAGCTGATATTAGGCATGTCTTTCCTCGTTGCTGTTTTTTGGTACTGCAGAAGGCTCTACAGCTTTTTAGCACAGCTACTGAAACG GTGGAGCAACTACCTTCAGAGAAAACTCATAA GGAATCTCAGTGTGCTGGCAGAAGTGGATCTACTTGGTTACAGTGCAAGAGAATggaaaggagaaacaaagcAGGCCAAACACATGAGGGAG GCATATGAAGAATTGTTTTGGAGCTGTCATATCAAATACTTGCGACAAGTCAGGAGGGACAACTACTGTGTGCTAAGAGCAGTACTTTTTCAGATATTCAGCCAAGGCATTCCTTTTCCATCATGGATGAAGGAGAGAGATATATTGAAG ctccctgaaAAGCTTTTGTATTCCCAAGGTTGCAACTGGATTCAGCAATATGGTTTTGGGCCAGAAAGATACACAGGTCCCAACGTCTTTGGTAAATTGCGCAAATGTATGGAGACATTAAAGACAAAT TGGATTGAAATCAGTGCTACTAAAGATCATGAAGAAAGAGGAAACCTGTGTAATACACTCTTTTCTGATGAGAACAAGGAGCACAGACTGTATGAGGCCATAAAATTCATCATGCTCTACGAAGTCGTTGAAGCCTATGAGCAGATAAAGAACAGGGAAGAGCCTGTACACAACCTTTTCAGCCTTCTCCTTGCTCGTGATTCTTCATCTGACCCTTTGAGTTTCATGATGAATCATCTGAACTCCATAGGTGACTCCCTTTGCCTAGACCAG GTTGAACTGTTTCTTCTTGGATACTTACTTGAAGTAAAGATAAGAGTTTACAGACTGCATAGGTTTAATACTGAGGAATTTCAAGTGAACTACCCAGATGAATACCGAAGGGAATGGAATGAGATTTCTCTGCTGACCGAGGATGACCGCTACTACCACATCCCCATTTACAGAACGTGA